A region of Bacillota bacterium DNA encodes the following proteins:
- a CDS encoding TRAP transporter large permease, which produces FFILAGVIMGKAKISDKIVHLVALLVGPVPGGLAVVTVITAIFWGAVSGSGPATVAALGTILIPGMVNMGYKKDFAAALVSASSGIAIIIPPSIAFVVYGVITGASISELFVAGIIPGIVVGLFLILAAVLISLACGYKGDRFGTAREIWVAFKEAVWGLIAPLIILGGIYGGIFTPTEAAAVSVFYGLFVGFFIYRTLTFQDLLQLLVDSAVSSAVVMLVVSLAGIFGWAMTTLGVVEKISQTAIALASNEYILLMIINLIFFVAGMLLDAISIYYLLLPVLMPIMAHFGWDPVWFGIMMTVNLAIGQITPPVAVNLYVGANIAQISMDDISKAVIPFVLASIVALLCITFFPALSTWLPDMMLH; this is translated from the coding sequence CGTTCTTTATTTTGGCAGGCGTAATCATGGGTAAAGCCAAAATCTCTGACAAGATTGTCCACTTGGTTGCCTTGTTGGTGGGTCCCGTTCCAGGCGGCTTAGCCGTAGTTACCGTAATTACGGCCATATTTTGGGGCGCTGTATCAGGTTCCGGCCCGGCAACTGTGGCCGCTTTAGGTACCATCTTAATTCCAGGCATGGTTAACATGGGTTACAAGAAAGATTTTGCCGCTGCTCTAGTCTCTGCTTCCAGCGGTATTGCCATTATTATCCCCCCCAGCATTGCCTTCGTCGTATATGGTGTAATCACTGGCGCTTCCATTAGCGAGCTCTTTGTCGCCGGTATTATTCCCGGTATTGTGGTGGGCCTGTTTCTTATTTTGGCCGCTGTCTTGATTTCCTTAGCCTGTGGTTACAAAGGCGACCGCTTCGGCACTGCTCGGGAAATCTGGGTGGCCTTCAAAGAAGCCGTTTGGGGCCTCATTGCACCGCTCATTATCCTCGGGGGAATTTACGGCGGTATCTTCACTCCCACTGAAGCGGCAGCCGTGTCTGTCTTTTACGGGCTCTTTGTGGGCTTTTTCATCTATCGGACCTTAACGTTCCAAGATCTCTTGCAACTGTTGGTAGACTCCGCTGTCTCCTCGGCCGTTGTAATGTTAGTAGTGTCACTGGCCGGCATTTTTGGCTGGGCCATGACCACTTTAGGCGTGGTGGAAAAAATATCGCAGACAGCCATTGCCTTGGCATCAAACGAATATATACTCCTTATGATCATCAACCTCATCTTCTTTGTAGCCGGAATGCTGCTTGATGCGATTTCCATATACTACCTGCTTCTACCCGTCTTGATGCCGATCATGGCTCACTTTGGTTGGGATCCAGTTTGGTTCGGTATCATGATGACGGTGAACTTGGCCATCGGTCAGATCACGCCGCCGGTAGCCGTCAACCTTTATGTGGGAGCCAATATCGCACAGATATCCATGGACGATATCTCAAAAGCCGTCATTCCCTTTGTTCTGGCTTCCATAGTAGCCCTGCTTTGTATCACATTTTTCCCAGCACTTTCTACATGGCTACCAGATATGATGCTGCACTAG